The following coding sequences are from one Schizosaccharomyces osmophilus chromosome 1, complete sequence window:
- the paa1 gene encoding serine/threonine protein phosphatase PP2A scaffold subunit Paa1: MQTEDQGNDLYPIAVLIDELKHDEITYRLNALNRLSTIALALGPERTRDELIPFLDESIDDEDEVLSALAGQLGNFVDFVGGPEYAHVLLSPLENLAATEETLVREKSVEALNNVCKYLSQEQLEQYFVPLVQRLSTAEWFTSRASSAGLYCAAYSQSQNPAVKVSLRQSFSHLCHDEAPMVRRPAATNCANFILLISKQEAIDEFIPLFNSLSNDDQDSVRLLSFDILISLAKVLEDDSDIRHYLIQPLRSFVPDSSWRTRYMVAANFVKLAKVVGPDIIKDELIQPFILLMKDSEQEVRRAIATQIPGICELLDRQTVLDDIIPVLQDLINDPAQHVRAALGMNIGALAPQLGKEKTIECLLPMFLELLKDENPEVRLNIISKLEVVNKVVGIELLSQSLLPAIVTLAEDKQWRVRLAIIEYIPLLARQLGVEFFNEKMGNLCMAWLEDHVYSIREAAIKNLRQLTEVFGLQWATKTIIPKFLAMRGHPNYLYRMTTIFAISELAPVLNATVIETQILPILQHLAKDAIPNIRFNVAKSLKVLSPVLKSDGKGDVYQQEILPILEHLTKDGDEDVQFFANQALEETAD; this comes from the exons aTGCAAACAGAAGAT CAAGGAAACGATTTGTACCCCATTGCTGTCTTAATTGATGAATTAAAG CATGATGAAATTACCTACAGATTGAATGCCTTAAATCGGTTATCAACAATTGCTTTGGCTTTGGGACCAGAACGTACACGCGATGAGTTGATCCCATTTTTAGACG AGTCGATcgatgatgaagatgaagttTTATCTGCTTTAGCAGGTCAATTAGGCAATTTTGTGGACTTTGTCGGAGGACCTGAATATGCTCATGTGTTACTATCACCTTTGGAAAACCTTGCTGCAACCGAAGAAACTCTTGTGCGTGAAAAGTCTGTGGAGGCCTTAAATAACGTCTGCAAATACTTGTCTCAAGAACAATTGGAGCAATACTTTGTGCCTTTAGTACAACGCTTATCTACAGCTGAATGGTTTACTTCCCGTGCTTCTTCTGCTGGTTTGTATTGCGCAGCATATTCACAATCTCAAAACCCCGCTGTTAAAGTATCTCTCCGTCAAAGCTTCAGTCACTTGTGCCATGATGAAGCACCTATGGTTCGCCGTCCTGCTGCCACAAACTGCGCAAATTTTATCCTTCTCATTTCAAAACAGGAGGCCATTGATGAATTTATCCCACTTTTCAACTCTCTTTCTAACGATGATCAAGACTCCGTCCGTCTTCTTTCATTTGATATCCTGATTTCCCTGGCCAAGGTGTTGGAAGACGACTCCGATATTCGTCACTACTTGATTCAACCTTTAAGGTCGTTTGTCCCTGACAGCAGCTGGAGAACTCGTTATATGGTAGCTGCTAATTTTGTGAAGCTTGCGAAGGTTGTCGGTCCCGACATTATAAAAGATGAACTTATCCAACCCTTTATCCTACTCATGAAAGACAGCGAACAAGAAGTTCGTCGTGCCATTGCAACTCAGATTCCTGGAATTTGTGAACTTTTAGACCGACAAACAGTTCTTGATGATATAATTCCTGTTCTTCAAGATCTAATCAATGACCCCGCGCAACACGTCCGTGCTGCTCTCGGAATGAATATTGGTGCTCTCGCACCTCAGttaggaaaagaaaa AACAATTGAATGTCTCTTACCAatgtttttggaattgtTAAAGGATGAAAACCCAGAAGTTCGTCTTAATATTATCTCAAAGTTGGAAGTTGTCAATAAAG TTGTCGGAATTGAATTATTGTCTCAATCACTTTTGCCTGCCATCGTTACCCTTGCCGAGGATAAGCAATGGCGTGTTCGTCTTGCAATTATCGAATATATTCCATTGTTAGCTCGTCAGTTAGGCGTggaattttttaatgagAAAATGGGAAATCTGTGCATGGCTTGGCTTGAAGATCATGTGTATTCTATCCGTGAAGCTGCCATTAAAAACTTGCGGCAGCTTACTGAGGTTTTTGGTTTACAATGGGCTACAAAAACCATTATACCAAAATTCCTGGCTATGCGTGGACATCCTAATTATCTGTATCGTATGACTACCATATTCGCTATTAGT GAACTTGCACCGGTGCTGAATGCGACCGTAATTGAGACTCAAATTCTTCCCATATTGCAGCATCTGGCTAAAGATGCTATTCCTAATATTCGTTTTAATGTTGCTAAGTCCTTGAAAGTTTTGAGCCCTGTACTAAAGTCGGACGGGAAAGGCGATGTATATCAACAAGAAATTTTGCCTATTTTAGAACACCTTACAAAGGACGGCGACGAAGATGTTCaattttttgcaaatcaaGCACTTGAAGAAACAGCCGACTAA
- the cdc4 gene encoding myosin II essential light chain, with product MSTDDSPYKQAFSLFDRHGTGSIPKSSIGDLLRACGQNPTLAEITEIESTLPAEVGMDQFLQVLNRPNGFDMPGDPEEFVKGFQVFDKDATGMIGVGELRYVLTSLGEKLTNEEMDELLKGVPVKEGMVNYHDFVQMILAN from the exons ATGTCTACAGACGATTCTCCCTATAAGCAAG cattctctctttttgaCCGTCATGGAACTGGCAGCATTCCCAAAAGCTCGATCGGTGATTTATTGCGCGCCTGTGGTCAAAACCCTACTTTGGCTGAAATAACTGAAATTGAATCGACTCTTCCCGCCGAAG TTGGTATGGATCAATTTCTCCAAGTCTTAAATCGTCCCAATGGTTTTGATATGCCCGGTGATCCTGAGGAATTCGTCAAGGGATTCCAAGTATTCGACAAGGATGCCACTGGCATGATTGGTGTTGGTGAATTGCGTTATG TTTTAACTTCTTTGGGCGAAAAACTCACAAATGAGGAAATGGATGAGCTCTTAAAGGGTGTTCCAGTCAAAGAGGGAATGGTTAACTATCATG ATTTTGTCCAAATGATTCTTGCCAATTAA
- the ups1 gene encoding mitochondrial phosphatidic acid transfer protein Ups1: protein MSVCKDESEFDAPWEKVSSAWLRRYPNPYSSHVVSSDVLERYIDEKGRLHTERLLVKQGRVPRWASEFLNVSRSYILERSIIDANKRELLSETFNIDHLKLLKAMEYNRYQPSEEDSSKTSITTLAQFASPLRLGLGRRVQKYCLKRFPEQLIGSRRGVLYVLQKQKSIS from the exons ATGTCTGTTTGTAAAGATGAAAGCGAGTTTGATGCCCCTTGGGAAAAAGTTTCGTCGGCATGGTTGCGAAGGTACCCAAA TCCTTATAGCTCTCACGTAGTGTCTTCCGATGTCTTAGAGCGATACATCGATGAAAAAGGCCGATTGCATACCGAACGACTTTTAGTTAAGCAAGGGAGAGTACCTCGATGGGCTTCGGAGTTCTTAAACGTGAGCAGATCTTACATTTTGGAAAGGTCCATAATCGACGCAAACAAGCGTGAACTCTTGAGTGAAACCTTTAATATTGACCATCTCAAACTCCTGAAGGCCATGGAGTATAATCGATACCAAccttctgaagaagataGCTCAAAAACTTCCATAACAACTTTAGCTCAATTTGCTTCTCCTTTACGGCTGGGTTTGGGGCGTCGGGTCCAAAAATATTGTCTGAAGCGCTTTCCAGAACAGCTGATCGGCTCCCGACGTGGTGTATTATACgttttacaaaaacaaaaatctaTTTCTTAA
- the mtg2 gene encoding mitochondrial translation factor (GTPase) Mtg2, with product MIFGNLMFIHGRRLINLGGLQSWARAFATQQKFKDKVIIKVKGGTGGAGCSSFGREKFVPYGPADGGNGGDGGSVYIATRPGTFNNLSHLLSHYKATAGTNGKGGNCHGSLGSSSIIYVPPGTIVKEIQNLNEEEEQSHNYPVQWVQRPGNERLPKLALDGPSFEDEAERQAQELFYSKSPPINTYPIKYNLMDDDGKPRILCQGGIGGFGNVHFLSEKNRSPKFATKGLKGQSKVFELELKTLCDIGLVGLPNAGKSTLLNSLTRASSTVGDYEFTTLQPHLGTVRVISDNHIPVSFRLADIPGLIEGASDGRGLGFEFLRHIERAKLLCMVIDISPKARISCTEAFQQLWKELEEYNPELVERLSVVIANKADISAEKQLESLKDVVSKKRQSIRVIPISATQRQGMDILLRCMADAYTKMKSL from the exons AtgatttttggaaacttAATGTTCATTCATGGACGAAGGCTCATTAATCTGGGCGGATTGCAATCATGGGCTCGAGCATTTGCTACACAGCAG AAATTTAAAGACAAAGTTATAATCAAAGTGAAAGGTGGCACCGGCGGTGCTGGATGCTCTTCATTTGGTCGGGAAAAGTTTGTACCATATGGGCCAGCTGACGGAGGGAATGGAGGTGATGGAGGATCAGTGTACATTGCTACCAGGCCAGGAACTTTTAATAATTTATCACATTTATTGAGCCATTATAAGGCGACTGCTGGAACGAATGGCAAAGGAGGAAATTGCCATGGTAGCTTAGGGTCCTCTTCAATTATCTATGTTCCACCAGGAACTATTGTtaaagaaatccaaaatttgaatgaagaagaagaacagaGTCATAATTATCCAGTTCAATGGGTCCAGCGACCAGGTAATGAAAGATTACCTAAACTAGCCTTGGATGGTCcatcttttgaagatgaagcCGAAAGGCAAGCACAAGAGCTTTTTTATAGTAAGTCTCCTCCTATAAATACGTACCCgataaaatataatttgaTGGATGATGATGGTAAACCGAGAATTCTATGCCAAGGCGGCATTGGCGGCTTTGGAAATGTACATTTTTTGAGCGAAAAAAATCGATCTCCCAAGTTTGCAACTAAAGGACTGAAGGGACAGTCGAAGGTTTTTGAATTGGAGCTGAAAACTTTGTGTGATATTGGCTTGGTAGGGCTTCCAAATGCAGGAAAAAGTACtttattgaattctttGACAAGGGCAAGCTCTACTGTAGGAGATTATGAATTTACAACGCTGCAACCACATTTGGGAACGGTCCGTGTAATCTCTGATAATCATATTCCTGTGAGCTTCCGTTTGGCAGATATTCCAGGACTCATTGAGGGAGCTAGCGATGGCCGTGGACTTGGGTTTGAGTTTCTACGTCACATCGAAAGGGCCAAACTTCTTTGCATGGTAATAGACATATCTCCAAAAGCAAGGATTTCATGCACTGAAGCATTTCAGCAGCTTTGGaaagaacttgaagaatACAATCCCGAGCTTGTGGAGAGATTGTCAGTAGTAATCGCAAACAAAGCAGATATTTCTGCCGAAAAACAACTCGAAAGCCTAAAAGACGTGGTATCGAAAAAACGACAATCGATACGTGTTATACCTATAAGTGCTACTCAAAGACAAGGAATGGACATTCTTTTGAGGTGTATGGCAGATGCGTATaccaaaatgaaaagcttgTAA
- a CDS encoding phospho-2-dehydro-3-deoxyheptonate aldolase gives MSPAFLPNGATNDPEALDDSRIMGYNPLVSPALLQQELPATEASRNAVKQSRRELQAILNKADDRIIVVVGPCSIHDPKLAMDYAKLLKPKAEELKDSLCIVMRCYLEKPRTTVGWKGLVNDPNLDGSYAINKGLHMSRKMYCDVTDFGVPLASEMLDSISPQFFGDLLSFGAIGARTTESQLHRELASALSFPVGFKNGTDGTINVAVDAIGATAHSHTMLGVNKQGIASICMSKGNKDTFIVLRGGKKGPNYDAENVRAVREQLVKSNLPPRIMVDCSHGNSTKNHRNQPVVSETISEQIRNGDDSIIGVMIESHINEGRQDAPIKPGTKETLKYGISITDACVSWEQTVPMLEGLAEAVRTRRQNARD, from the exons ATGTCTCCT GCTTTCCTTCCTAACGGTGCCACCAACGACCCTGAAGCCCTCGACGATAGCCGCATCATGGGCTACAACCCTTTGGTTTCACCTGCATTGCTCCAACAAGAATTGCCCGCAACTGAGGCTTCTCGTAATGCTGTCAAGCAATCTCGTCGCGAGCTTCAAGCTATTTTAAACAAGGCTGATGATCGTATCATCGTTGTTGTTGGTCCTTGCTCAATCCATGACCCCAAGTTGGCCATGGACTATGCTAAGCTCTTGAAGCCCAAGGCCGAAGAACTTAAGGACTCTCTCTGCATCGTCATGCGTTGCTATTTGGAGAAGCCCCGTACCACTGTCGGATGGAAGGGTTTGGTAAACGACCCTAACTTGGACGGTTCTTATGCCATCAACAAGGGTCTTCACATGTCTCGTAAGATGTACTGTGACGTTACCGACTTTGGTGTGCCTTTGGCTAGCGAAATGCTTGACAGCATTTCTCCTCAGTTCTTTGGAGATCTTTTGAGTTTTGGCGCTATCGGTGCCCGTACTACCGAGTCTCAATTACACCGTGAATTGGCCTCCGCCTTGTCCTTCCCTGTTGGTTTCAAGAACGGTACTGACGGTACCATCAACGTTGCTGTTGATGCCATCGGTGCCACCGCCCACTCTCACACCATGCTTGGCGTCAACAAGCAAGGTATTGCCTCTATTTGCATGAGCAAGGGCAACAAAGACACTTTCATCGTTTTGCGTGGTGGTAAGAAGGGCCCCAACTATGACGCTGAAAATGTTCGTGCTGTCCGCGAACAATTAGTCAAGTCGAACCTTCCCCCTCGTATCATGGTTGACTGCTCTCATGGCAACTCCACCAAGAACCACCGCAATCAACCTGTTGTCTCTGAAACCATTTCTGAACAAATTCGTAATGGCGATGACTCCATTATTGGTGTCATGATTGAGTCTCATATCAACGAAGGCCGCCAAGATGCTCCTATTAAGCCCGGTACCAAGGAGACTCTTAAATATGGTATTAGTATCACTGATGCTTGTGTCAGCTGGGAACAAACCGTTCCTATGCTTGAAGGGCTTGCTGAGGCTGTTCGTACTCGCCGTCAAAACGCAAGGGACTAA
- the ski7 gene encoding Ski complex/exosome interacting GTPase Ski7, giving the protein MSKLSQLLNARRANQQNPSLSESSGKLTSLLKSPPSSEQEHSTSVDPVHTTSNATAESSASTSHPNGLSKLAALTAHKKKVENFEDTPNKRSLPSSSSSQSDSNPKDSSDKEQLLQRFRKVRIAESKEPNEEPHLVHRQESPSSVQSERLEGIEDDLTSSTSEVPPIHLSSSHTPLLAAPSIFARCLTGAKKKASQSEIKVNLKRSSILGFNTPSPDDLVLMAQSKSKGLQRYSKKDKALFDSLEQLKTDSLQQTSNSMTSSTATKDVLVDKKKLLEISKEIKPTTRISIFGPPRVGKKTLLARLLYQVGALDIKLMQRCTLLNSRKENISSVLGRNASDLYQFETFSHNYLSSLFALPLHDLASFAPFLQITDIAIIIIHAKYPLDEIESIVCLLRLCYGETIRNVLFVVTQMDQVSWQEEQYQSAISSITTCLKDFHGITVPPSCFVPVSGFKGDNLTTLSYGTLQSWYGSETLLGKIDELSDKSMKEKVRLQQLPLSLSISSWSLLPENKISAQFDVHSGIVQAHQNIYTSVGKIETKVHGLKLHQHAKTWCLPGEHTEMHLSSLPNLLNGTLCVDEENAYHLSRNAYITAFIFHSFLKEQSPVHVNAFFGAFRMSGKAFFYSEGKENGMALQGLDFQNKNLLLLRLELDQSIPLVEFNNVPSLSRLLLLSKEENILLASGVVVSVQK; this is encoded by the exons aTGTCTAAGCTTTCTCAACTGCTAAATGCTAGACGAGCTAACCAACAGAATCCCTCTTTGTCAGAATCTTCTGGAAAATTAACTTCTCTTTTGAAATCTCCACCTTCTTCTGAACAAGAACATTCTACATCTGTGGATCCCGTGCATACAACATCCAATGCTACTGCAGAATCATCTGCTTCTACTTCGC ACCCTAATGGTCTTTCGAAATTAGCGGCATTGACTGCccacaaaaaaaaggttgaaaactttgaagaCACTCCTAATAAGCGTTCCTTACcgtcttcctcttcctctcAATCGGACTCTAATCCAAAGGATTCTTCTGACAAGGAACAATTGTTACAGCGATTCCGCAAAGTACGTATTGCAGAATCAAAAGAACCTAATGAGGAACCTCATCTTGTCCATCGTCAAGAATCACCGTCTTCTGTACAAAGTGAAAGACTAGAAGGCATTGAAGATGATCTTACTTCTTCTACGTCGGAAGTCCCGCCCATCCATCTTTCTTCATCGCATACACCTTTGCTAGCTGCCCCGTCCATCTTTGCTCGATGTCTGACAGGTGCTAAAAAGAAGGCTTCACAAAGTGAAATTAAAGTAAACCTGAAAAGAAGCTCCATTCTTGGCTTTAACACTCCGAGTCCTGATGACCTCGTTTTGATGGCCCAATCGAAATCCAAGG gtTTGCAAAGATACAGCAAAAAAGACAAGGCCCTGTTTGATTCTCTTGAGCAACTCAAGACTGACAGCCTTCAACAAACCTCGAATTCCATGACTTCGTCGACAGCAACTAAAGATGTGTTGGttgataaaaagaagcttttggAAATCTCAAAAGAGATAAAACCGACAACCCGTATTTCAATTTTCGGTCCCCCGAGAGTCGGTAAGAAGACTCTTTTAGCTCGGCTTTTGTATCAAGTAGGAGCGCTCGACATCAAATTAATGCAAAGATGCACCCTTTTAAActctagaaaagaaaacatttccTCAGTTCTTGGTCGTAATGCTTCCGACCTTTATCAATTTGAAACGTTTTCGCATAATTACTTGTCTTCCCTTTTTGCCTTACCCCTTCACGACCTTGCATCGTTTGCACCATTCCTACAAATAACCGATATTGCCATCATTATTATTCATGCAAAATACCCATTAGATGAAATAGAAAGCATTGTTTGCCTGCTACGATTATGTTACGGAGAAACCATCagaaatgttttgtttgttgtaACTCAAATGGACCAAGTTTCTTGGCAAGAAGAGCAATATCAATCTGCTATTTCGTCTATCACGACTTGTCTGAAGGATTTCCATGGCATTACTGTTCCTCCATCCTGTTTTGTGCCAGTTAGTGGATTCAAGGGAGACAATTTGACTACTCTTTCATATGGAACATTACAGTCATGGTACGGTTCTGAAACTTTATTGGGAAAAATTGACGAGCTGTCCGATAAGtctatgaaagaaaaggtcCGTTTGCAACAACTGCCCTTGTCGTTGTCCATCTCGTCTTGGTCTTTACTCCCAGAAAACAAGATTAGCGCACAATTTGACGTACATTCTGGTATCGTTCAAGCACACCAAAATATTTACACCTCTGTCGGAAAGATTGAGACAAAAGTTCATG GTCTCAAATTACACCAACATGCCAAGACGTGGTGTTTACCCGGTGAACATACAGAAATGCATCTATCTTCTCTACCAAATTTATT GAATGGAACCCTTTGTGtcgatgaagaaaatgccTACCATTTATCCCGGAATGCTTATATAACtgcattcatttttcattcgTTTCTCAAGGAGCAGAGTCCTGTCCATGTGAATGCCTTCTTTGGTGCTTTCCGTATGAGTGGAAAagcctttttttattctgagggaaaagaaaatggtatGGCGTTACAGGGATTGGACTTTCAGAATAAGAATCTTCTCTTACTTCGGCTAGAGTTGGATCAATCTATTCCCCTTGTAGAATTCAACAATGTACCTTCCCTAAGTCGACTTTTGTTGCTAtccaaagaagagaatATTTTATTGGCCTCTGGAGTTGTCGTGTCTGTTCAAAAGTAA
- the uaf2 gene encoding U2 small nuclear RNA auxiliary factor small subunit, U2AF-23, with product MNTILLPFITMASRLASIYGTEQDKVNCTFYSKIGACRHGERCSRKHVKPNFSQTILCPNLYKNPIHEPAGKRMSDRELNFQFDAFYEDMFCEFAKYGEVEQIVVCDNVGDHLIGNVYVRFKYEDSAQKAVDDLNSRWYSQKPVYAELSPVTDFREACCRQHETSECLRGGLCNFMHARKPDHHLMRELNTSQRKYFTMNAYDEMTKKALNPQGSSDNWVGASVEQRR from the exons ATGAACACTATCCTTTTACCATTCATCACAATGGCAAGTCGCTTGGCAAGTATTTACGGTACAGAGCAAGACAAAGTAAACTGTACgttttattcaaaaattggtGCTTGTCGACACGGAGAACGATGCTCTCGTAAGCATGTGAAGCCAAATTTCAGTCAAACGATTTTGTGCCCCAATTTGTATAAGAATCCAATCCACGAACCAGCAGGAAAGCGGATGTCTGATCGCGAATTGAATTTCCAATTTGACGCGTTTTATGAAGATATGTTTTGTGAATTTGCCAAATATGGTGAAGTGGAACAAATTGTTGTTTGTGACAACGTCGGAGACC ATCTAATCGGAAACGTGTATGTGCGTTTTAAGTATGAAGATTCTGCACAAAAGGCTGTGGACGATTTGAATTCACGTTGGTATTCCCAAAAGCCAGTATATGCCGAGTTGTCTCCTGTTACCGACTTTCGTGAGGCCTGTTGCCGTCAGCACGAGACATCAGAATGTTTGCGCGGTGGCCTGTGTAACTTTATGCATGCCAGAAAGCCAGATCATCACTTAATGCGGGAGTTAAATACGTCTCAACGTAAATACTTTACTATGAATGCTTACGATGAGAtgacaaaaaaagctttgaaTCCACAGGGCTCATCGGATAATTGGGTGGGCGCGTCGGTTGAGCAAAGAAGATAA